A DNA window from Thiopseudomonas alkaliphila contains the following coding sequences:
- a CDS encoding integrative conjugative element protein, RAQPRD family, with protein MDPLKKIVFTLTLSGLLTTPVIASEVFEHEQLALVLQQLENAQRLTLNAHKNITPKNTDRFWFDYERLTRDLKRIQIGIEHYMVPHRAQPRELHEELTSSYTRTRSLRERIHEAQK; from the coding sequence ATGGATCCACTCAAAAAAATTGTTTTCACTCTAACCTTAAGTGGTCTGCTTACAACGCCAGTAATCGCTAGTGAGGTTTTTGAGCACGAACAACTTGCACTGGTTTTGCAACAACTAGAAAACGCACAGCGCCTCACGCTCAACGCCCATAAGAATATAACGCCAAAAAATACTGACCGATTCTGGTTCGACTACGAGCGACTCACACGTGATCTCAAAAGAATCCAGATAGGCATTGAGCACTACATGGTTCCCCACCGTGCTCAACCACGAGAGTTGCATGAGGAATTAACAAGTTCCTATACACGCACACGTAGTTTACGTGAGCGCATTCATGAGGCTCAGAAATGA
- a CDS encoding TIGR03759 family integrating conjugative element protein yields MKRLALILGVACSTSLFAAQSITEEVKSNIEDTSSSGSVSNVDLNFTNAQKARLWGLEEAEWERYEAIMKGPRGYWSPGLDPLTALGVEAKTETERMRYATLQVVAEFNRVESELAYQRAYNQAFKQQFPNSILINDTDEQPSFLKHVLPPGQLKEVPITLFVTLNCSACDSAVKKMVTSKKRLDIYVINAATDNEIRTWANKVGIPPEHVQRRQITLNYNKDELKLITGQATTKPEQLPLAFKRVGQAWQKIDL; encoded by the coding sequence ATGAAACGCTTGGCACTGATCTTGGGGGTGGCCTGCTCCACAAGCCTCTTTGCAGCGCAATCCATCACCGAAGAGGTCAAAAGTAATATTGAAGACACTTCTAGCAGTGGCAGCGTTTCTAATGTGGATCTAAATTTCACTAATGCACAGAAAGCTCGTTTGTGGGGGTTAGAAGAAGCGGAGTGGGAACGTTACGAAGCCATTATGAAGGGGCCCCGTGGCTACTGGAGTCCTGGTCTCGACCCCTTAACAGCACTAGGCGTTGAAGCTAAAACAGAAACAGAACGTATGCGTTACGCAACGCTGCAAGTCGTTGCAGAATTCAATCGTGTAGAAAGTGAACTGGCATACCAACGTGCCTATAACCAAGCATTTAAGCAGCAGTTTCCCAACAGCATTTTAATTAATGATACCGATGAACAACCAAGTTTTTTAAAGCATGTACTCCCTCCAGGGCAGCTGAAAGAAGTACCTATTACCTTATTTGTCACCTTGAACTGTTCCGCCTGCGATTCGGCTGTAAAAAAAATGGTCACCAGTAAAAAACGCCTGGATATTTACGTCATCAATGCTGCAACAGACAACGAAATACGCACATGGGCTAACAAGGTGGGTATTCCGCCTGAACACGTGCAGCGCCGTCAAATAACCCTTAACTACAATAAAGATGAGTTGAAGCTGATAACTGGCCAAGCCACAACTAAGCCAGAACAGCTTCCACTTGCATTTAAACGAGTTGGGCAGGCATGGCAAAAGATCGATCTCTAA
- a CDS encoding TIGR03752 family integrating conjugative element protein, whose product MKSNVIFKYIVPAMLLVVLIIIVAQPRKPTEQQRTEKGLMLSQEEARELGIEGDTPADTLRTLVGELRHMRTQIKSANDKNDQLSDANRELEVRSTEWEKRLEQALARANSETDAAKAEAQQVTSQMMQMLSELEHKVSNSTMPDFPIGLGLEDEHIQSEEKTVWINPSDGIETDTHGAVKDNAFAFPSSFKNPLDGSLLDQQQDSAKNALGSPDANQDAKMRNENVDSVFTIAENSTLLGSVSMTALIGRVPVDGTVNDPYPFKVLLGKDNLAANGIELPEISGAVMSGTAQGDWTLSCVRGQVETITFIFEDGTIRTVPEPEKVQRNRSTTGNQNRNSITGGIGYISDPFGIPCIAGDRKSNAKEYITNNSLITAAGAAIARIFSSDGNNVQVSSGGTTITDNDQAFNAILQRGVGDIQDWVGKMYGQAFAAVYVPPHQEIAVHIDREITLDYENFGRKVKHNEEHDEIIWLD is encoded by the coding sequence ATGAAAAGTAATGTCATATTCAAATACATCGTGCCAGCGATGTTGTTAGTCGTTTTAATTATCATCGTTGCTCAGCCTCGTAAGCCTACCGAGCAACAACGCACAGAAAAAGGCCTCATGCTTTCTCAAGAAGAAGCACGTGAGCTAGGAATCGAGGGTGATACGCCAGCGGATACACTGCGCACTCTTGTCGGCGAATTACGTCACATGCGCACCCAAATTAAATCAGCTAACGATAAAAATGATCAGTTATCAGATGCCAACCGTGAACTAGAAGTACGTAGTACTGAATGGGAAAAACGGCTTGAACAAGCTCTAGCTCGTGCGAACAGTGAAACTGATGCCGCAAAAGCAGAAGCGCAACAAGTGACTAGCCAAATGATGCAGATGCTATCTGAACTTGAGCATAAAGTTTCAAATAGCACTATGCCTGATTTTCCAATAGGCCTTGGCTTAGAGGATGAACACATCCAAAGCGAGGAAAAAACTGTCTGGATTAACCCTAGCGATGGAATCGAAACGGATACCCACGGCGCAGTCAAAGATAATGCATTCGCATTCCCCTCCTCTTTTAAAAATCCACTGGATGGCTCTCTCTTAGACCAACAGCAGGATTCAGCAAAAAATGCTCTTGGCTCACCTGATGCAAATCAAGATGCAAAAATGCGAAACGAGAATGTTGATTCCGTATTTACCATTGCTGAAAACTCAACGCTCCTTGGCTCCGTCAGCATGACAGCCCTGATTGGTCGTGTTCCAGTTGATGGCACAGTCAATGACCCTTACCCATTCAAAGTCTTGCTTGGTAAAGACAACTTAGCGGCCAACGGCATTGAACTGCCAGAAATTAGTGGCGCGGTCATGTCAGGCACAGCCCAAGGGGACTGGACGCTGTCCTGTGTTCGTGGCCAAGTCGAAACCATCACCTTTATTTTTGAGGACGGCACCATTCGAACAGTGCCTGAGCCTGAAAAAGTTCAACGTAATCGTAGTACCACAGGTAACCAGAACCGTAACAGCATTACCGGCGGCATTGGCTATATCAGTGACCCCTTCGGTATTCCGTGCATTGCAGGGGACCGCAAGTCCAATGCCAAGGAATACATTACAAATAACAGCCTAATCACAGCTGCAGGTGCTGCCATTGCACGCATTTTCTCTAGTGATGGAAACAATGTTCAGGTCTCTTCCGGCGGTACCACCATCACAGACAATGACCAGGCATTCAACGCCATTTTACAACGAGGTGTCGGTGACATTCAGGACTGGGTTGGAAAGATGTATGGGCAAGCATTTGCTGCCGTTTACGTTCCTCCACACCAAGAAATCGCAGTGCATATTGACCGCGAAATCACACTCGACTACGAAAACTTCGGACGCAAGGTTAAACACAATGAAGAACACGATGAAATCATTTGGCTTGATTAG
- a CDS encoding TIGR03750 family conjugal transfer protein, with protein MSSEQAPDDTVRFLPDRLDRDPTVFRGMTSDELFLVGGIGAALGIPLGLFLLVLTGETTALLASILLIGPCLAIVFGGGAIRRLKRGKPNTWLYRVAQYWLAKKGFPMGQGAELIVRSGAWSTRKDDKNCKKKSSHARSEKSL; from the coding sequence ATGTCTTCTGAACAAGCACCTGATGACACCGTAAGGTTCTTACCCGATCGGCTGGATCGAGACCCCACGGTCTTTAGAGGTATGACCTCTGATGAATTATTTCTTGTAGGAGGAATAGGCGCTGCGTTAGGCATTCCTTTAGGTCTTTTTCTACTCGTTCTGACGGGAGAGACGACCGCGCTACTCGCTTCAATTTTACTGATTGGCCCTTGCCTCGCAATCGTATTTGGCGGTGGAGCAATTCGCCGACTTAAACGAGGAAAGCCCAATACATGGTTATACCGAGTGGCTCAGTACTGGCTAGCTAAAAAAGGATTCCCTATGGGACAGGGAGCAGAACTCATTGTGCGTTCAGGCGCTTGGTCAACACGTAAAGATGACAAAAATTGCAAAAAGAAATCATCCCACGCTCGTTCGGAGAAATCACTGTGA
- a CDS encoding TIGR03751 family conjugal transfer lipoprotein, with the protein MKNTMKSFGLISFVATAVLMSGCSTNKDKTFPHGDTTMHDIWRNAGGGGMQQELMDARSVLRRSIEGAQITNQHAYTRTAANEIYSQFKRLPNPDLIMYVYPHLAGSEGAPIPGYSTVFPFYNKVQYAMPGERLEDY; encoded by the coding sequence ATGAAGAACACGATGAAATCATTTGGCTTGATTAGTTTTGTTGCCACTGCAGTCCTGATGTCTGGATGCAGCACAAATAAAGATAAGACCTTCCCGCACGGTGACACAACAATGCACGATATCTGGCGTAATGCAGGTGGAGGTGGCATGCAACAAGAGTTAATGGATGCACGTAGCGTTTTACGCCGCTCCATTGAGGGTGCACAGATCACCAACCAACACGCTTATACACGAACTGCTGCCAATGAAATTTACAGTCAGTTCAAACGCCTGCCAAACCCAGATCTCATTATGTACGTCTATCCACACTTAGCTGGCTCTGAAGGTGCGCCTATTCCAGGCTACTCAACCGTTTTCCCCTTCTACAACAAAGTGCAATACGCCATGCCTGGCGAACGGTTGGAGGACTATTAA
- a CDS encoding TIGR03747 family integrating conjugative element membrane protein, which translates to MAEQRPQQQKPQEPKTFIGKTWAMMWKVIGLLLISLLVSLLIEYVGITFWWPDEGWQHSRNMLDKELGWLDDGFRRSLILSAPGSSINQLLNISYDWIFVKTGLAGLSQNASAMVAAKGTTGWLATAYLMAENYILATLFVTMTFIVRLSILVLSIPLFMLSIMTAVVDGLMRRDIRKFGAGRESSFIYHRAKMMIVPLIFAPWVLYLAAPISIHPQLILIPCAISLGVAIVITIATFKKYL; encoded by the coding sequence ATGGCTGAACAAAGACCCCAGCAACAGAAACCCCAAGAGCCCAAAACCTTTATTGGTAAAACATGGGCAATGATGTGGAAAGTTATAGGACTATTATTGATTTCACTGTTGGTTTCATTACTCATTGAATACGTTGGCATTACTTTTTGGTGGCCCGATGAAGGATGGCAACACAGCAGAAACATGCTAGATAAAGAGTTAGGGTGGTTAGATGATGGCTTTAGGCGATCGCTCATCCTGAGTGCCCCTGGCAGCTCCATTAATCAACTCTTGAACATATCCTACGACTGGATATTCGTTAAGACCGGTTTAGCAGGACTGTCTCAAAATGCATCCGCTATGGTGGCCGCCAAAGGAACAACGGGGTGGTTGGCTACTGCCTATTTAATGGCCGAAAACTACATTTTAGCCACTCTCTTTGTGACAATGACATTCATCGTTCGGCTCTCCATCCTTGTACTCTCTATTCCGTTATTTATGCTCAGTATCATGACCGCTGTTGTAGACGGTTTGATGAGACGCGATATTCGAAAGTTTGGTGCAGGCCGGGAGAGCAGCTTTATTTATCACCGCGCAAAAATGATGATCGTGCCACTGATCTTTGCTCCTTGGGTACTTTACCTAGCCGCGCCTATTTCTATACATCCACAGTTAATTCTAATCCCCTGTGCCATCTCATTGGGTGTGGCCATCGTTATTACAATTGCCACTTTCAAGAAATACCTCTAA
- a CDS encoding TIGR03749 family integrating conjugative element protein, giving the protein MKTNLKRIMAVGLLCCCSASAFAVELIKWERLPIPVPLVKDQERVIFLDKNVRVGVSSKLAGQLRIQSASGTLYLLATDEIEPSRLQVQDVETGEVILLDVATVPAKDQPLEAIQVVYDESVDYQRDTHSKEKITKAQDKALSIPAPVALTRYAAQMLYAPLRTVEPIPGIRQVPVKVSGPLPVFPMLPVKAEAVAAFKLGSYTLTAVRIQHQRAGKVELDPRDVQANLYSVAFQHSWLGSKDTPEDTTIAYMITRHGGLEKFLPLALMAPETTQELPNEK; this is encoded by the coding sequence ATGAAGACCAATTTAAAGCGCATTATGGCGGTAGGATTATTATGCTGTTGTAGTGCATCTGCCTTTGCTGTTGAACTGATTAAATGGGAGCGCCTCCCGATTCCCGTGCCATTAGTTAAAGACCAGGAACGGGTTATTTTTCTTGATAAAAATGTCCGTGTCGGAGTCTCTAGCAAACTAGCTGGCCAGTTACGCATACAGTCAGCATCAGGCACCTTATATCTACTTGCCACTGATGAGATTGAACCGTCACGGCTGCAGGTGCAGGATGTTGAGACCGGTGAAGTGATTCTGCTCGATGTCGCCACCGTACCCGCTAAAGATCAGCCGCTTGAAGCCATACAAGTTGTCTATGATGAAAGCGTTGACTATCAGCGCGACACCCACTCAAAAGAAAAAATTACAAAAGCTCAAGATAAAGCATTAAGCATTCCTGCACCTGTCGCTCTTACTCGATATGCAGCACAGATGCTCTATGCTCCTTTACGTACAGTCGAACCTATACCTGGCATCAGGCAAGTACCCGTCAAAGTATCAGGACCTTTACCCGTATTCCCTATGCTGCCTGTTAAAGCTGAAGCAGTCGCGGCATTTAAACTAGGGAGCTATACCCTAACAGCCGTCCGTATACAGCACCAACGCGCAGGTAAAGTCGAACTCGACCCACGGGATGTTCAGGCCAACTTATATTCAGTTGCTTTCCAACATTCATGGCTAGGCTCAAAAGACACGCCAGAAGACACCACCATTGCTTACATGATCACCCGTCATGGGGGGCTAGAAAAATTCTTACCTCTAGCCCTGATGGCCCCTGAAACAACCCAGGAGCTGCCCAATGAAAAGTAA
- a CDS encoding transglycosylase SLT domain-containing protein — MAKDRSLTIGLACILVCSIAASASAEPIPSAYQLIATAHQVPPAVLYAVATQESNRRQKSGRYRPWPWTLNIAGKGYYYTTRQAACTALHIAMSAHNSKRIDVGIAQINVGWNPQLFKSPCDALDPYANLNAAAKLLRTHYLNSGNWANAIGLYHYPSGGPIAARYQHSVQRHLSTILPHHSYEALK, encoded by the coding sequence ATGGCAAAAGATCGATCTCTAACGATAGGCTTAGCCTGCATTTTAGTCTGTTCTATAGCAGCTTCAGCCTCAGCTGAACCAATTCCCAGTGCATATCAACTGATCGCAACAGCTCATCAAGTACCTCCCGCTGTGCTATATGCAGTGGCAACACAAGAGTCCAACCGCCGACAAAAGTCAGGACGTTATCGCCCTTGGCCTTGGACGCTAAACATCGCTGGAAAAGGCTATTACTACACTACTCGGCAAGCTGCCTGTACTGCATTACACATAGCCATGAGTGCACATAACTCTAAGCGTATTGACGTAGGTATTGCACAAATAAATGTAGGTTGGAATCCTCAGCTTTTTAAATCGCCCTGCGATGCCTTAGATCCCTACGCAAATCTTAATGCAGCTGCAAAGTTGTTGCGAACCCATTATCTAAACTCTGGCAACTGGGCCAATGCCATTGGCTTATACCACTACCCATCCGGCGGCCCCATTGCTGCACGTTATCAACACTCTGTGCAGCGTCACCTCTCAACCATACTCCCGCATCACTCATATGAGGCTTTAAAATGA
- the pilL2 gene encoding PFGI-1 class ICE element type IV pilus protein PilL2 has translation MKLKATLLAGITLLVTGCANNQVQTTAYTPSGPKNPEQLSPDIYPKGALSEPEPVIREGRYRIVSTRPSAEQRDLLAQIIQFHAPHSQSTVKTALNYVTADSGYRLCTAAPGSAIETLYNLPLPKAHQTIGPITLRNALQVLAGPAYQVEINEAQRGICFKVRPDYIEAQVIKGTAANVHSEVNK, from the coding sequence ATGAAACTGAAAGCCACTCTATTAGCTGGAATCACCCTACTGGTTACCGGCTGTGCTAATAATCAAGTCCAAACAACCGCCTACACCCCCAGTGGGCCCAAAAACCCTGAACAGCTTTCTCCCGATATTTACCCTAAAGGCGCGCTGAGTGAACCTGAACCGGTCATCCGTGAAGGACGATACCGCATCGTCAGTACACGCCCATCAGCAGAGCAACGAGACCTTTTAGCACAAATCATCCAGTTTCACGCCCCGCATTCCCAAAGTACTGTAAAAACAGCACTGAATTATGTCACTGCAGACTCAGGTTATCGCCTATGTACAGCTGCTCCAGGCAGTGCCATTGAAACGCTATATAACCTCCCCTTACCAAAAGCCCATCAGACAATTGGCCCTATCACACTAAGAAATGCGCTACAGGTCTTAGCTGGACCCGCCTATCAGGTAGAAATTAACGAAGCGCAACGCGGCATATGCTTCAAAGTTCGCCCTGACTACATTGAAGCCCAAGTCATTAAAGGGACTGCTGCCAACGTCCACTCTGAGGTGAACAAATGA
- a CDS encoding PFL_4703 family integrating conjugative element protein: MSRFKNTIDQQKAHINTLRGALVGIAIIAGAFFYGWKTAPDNLVVHVPPDLRSGSTRLWWDIPPENAYSFGLYVYQQLNRWPNDGNIDYENNIERMRHLLTDACRVELQEDVKRRRAAGELKSRVRGIYEIMGRGFIDDPEFRVIQDSKNSWIVNLDLNADEYFMNEPVKRSASRYPLRVLRQDIDPHKNPYGLVLNCFAGPIQRLEIQGDSAL; the protein is encoded by the coding sequence GTGAGCCGATTTAAAAATACCATCGATCAACAAAAAGCTCACATCAATACATTACGAGGTGCCTTAGTGGGCATTGCGATTATTGCCGGTGCTTTCTTCTACGGCTGGAAAACTGCCCCCGACAATTTAGTCGTCCATGTTCCACCAGACCTACGCTCAGGCTCGACCCGTCTATGGTGGGATATTCCACCGGAAAATGCCTATAGCTTTGGCCTGTATGTGTACCAACAACTTAACCGTTGGCCCAACGACGGCAACATTGATTATGAAAACAACATTGAACGAATGAGGCATCTATTAACAGACGCTTGTCGTGTTGAGCTGCAAGAAGACGTGAAAAGACGCCGCGCAGCCGGTGAGCTCAAAAGCCGTGTACGTGGCATTTACGAAATTATGGGACGTGGATTTATTGATGACCCCGAGTTTAGGGTCATTCAAGACTCGAAAAACTCATGGATCGTGAACCTAGACTTGAATGCTGATGAGTACTTCATGAACGAGCCCGTCAAGCGCAGTGCATCACGTTATCCGCTACGAGTACTGCGTCAAGATATTGATCCTCATAAAAACCCCTACGGCCTCGTTCTCAACTGTTTTGCAGGTCCAATTCAACGACTGGAAATTCAAGGAGACAGTGCTCTATGA
- a CDS encoding STY4534 family ICE replication protein: MTNQANQTQYFDLHTRGVGYLNRIREVTVRKGQPFMAVTVAALRGSCDEIEYSYIDCVVRGAEAEKLVRRCQQACDAGKKILVSFTIGDIYPETFMYQSGAKKGEMGVSLKGRLLRIGFIKIDGETVYQQKTTESETASTPVDESVA, encoded by the coding sequence ATGACTAATCAAGCAAATCAGACTCAATACTTCGATCTTCACACCCGTGGAGTAGGTTATTTAAACCGTATTCGTGAAGTGACTGTGCGTAAAGGACAGCCTTTTATGGCTGTAACGGTTGCCGCACTTCGTGGCTCTTGCGATGAGATTGAGTATTCATACATAGACTGCGTAGTACGCGGTGCAGAAGCTGAAAAACTGGTGCGACGTTGCCAACAAGCCTGTGATGCCGGGAAAAAAATTCTCGTAAGCTTCACCATTGGTGACATCTACCCTGAAACTTTTATGTACCAATCCGGTGCTAAAAAAGGTGAGATGGGCGTCAGCTTAAAAGGCCGTTTATTACGAATTGGCTTCATCAAGATTGATGGAGAAACTGTCTACCAACAGAAAACAACTGAATCAGAGACCGCTTCAACCCCAGTCGATGAATCAGTAGCCTAA
- a CDS encoding TIGR03758 family integrating conjugative element protein — protein sequence MTPEQQAAFKTAAGGSGAAPFYELFSFSLMALALLWVAWLLLNTYHAWVKGRITFGGAGGVYLRATLLIIILIAFFAKFAK from the coding sequence ATGACACCTGAGCAGCAAGCCGCATTTAAAACAGCTGCTGGAGGATCAGGGGCCGCTCCGTTCTATGAGCTGTTCTCTTTTTCTTTAATGGCACTCGCACTGCTATGGGTTGCCTGGCTATTACTCAACACATATCACGCCTGGGTAAAGGGGAGGATTACCTTTGGTGGAGCAGGTGGCGTTTACCTAAGAGCCACCCTTTTAATCATTATCTTGATTGCATTTTTTGCAAAATTTGCCAAATAA
- a CDS encoding TIGR03745 family integrating conjugative element membrane protein, which translates to MFKTVKKIKARASNALLVMLCSMMTAPAFAKGGSFGGVDSTGFLTDAKGTAGQGLNFAGLVVAALGFLGVAYYAIAVFSDVQKGKKTWTDFGAVALVGAIMLVVVFWMLGKMGGISALTGIGG; encoded by the coding sequence ATGTTCAAAACAGTAAAGAAAATCAAAGCGCGGGCAAGCAATGCACTACTGGTGATGCTCTGCAGCATGATGACTGCACCTGCTTTTGCTAAAGGTGGGAGCTTTGGGGGAGTTGACTCAACTGGCTTCCTAACAGATGCGAAAGGAACCGCCGGACAGGGCCTTAACTTTGCAGGGCTAGTGGTAGCGGCCTTAGGGTTCCTCGGTGTTGCGTACTACGCCATCGCCGTTTTTTCTGACGTTCAAAAAGGCAAAAAGACCTGGACAGATTTTGGTGCAGTCGCACTGGTCGGGGCAATCATGTTGGTGGTCGTGTTCTGGATGCTCGGAAAAATGGGCGGCATCAGCGCGTTAACCGGTATCGGCGGTTAA
- a CDS encoding integrating conjugative element protein, translating into MKRFLLLLSSCIATVTASASTNSEQSNPLVIHQGGVSALRYYDSLSVESGEKAIRPLPDIHLQKPGQFSAFPVVSKLTPGAVKAKTLSASGLVQPIFMIGYDKHSAQWLSERYHILKELNALGLVVNVPTAEAMAELQKIAPDLMLQPIPGDDLAKHIGVKHYPVLITKTSIEQ; encoded by the coding sequence ATGAAGCGTTTTCTTTTATTGCTGAGTAGCTGTATCGCTACTGTTACAGCATCAGCCAGCACAAACTCAGAGCAATCCAACCCCTTGGTAATACATCAAGGCGGAGTTTCTGCCCTGCGTTACTACGACTCTTTAAGTGTTGAGTCCGGTGAGAAAGCCATACGGCCACTTCCTGATATACATCTACAAAAACCAGGACAGTTTTCAGCATTTCCAGTTGTTAGCAAACTAACTCCAGGAGCAGTTAAAGCTAAAACGCTCAGTGCGAGCGGCTTAGTTCAACCCATTTTCATGATCGGTTATGACAAGCACTCCGCACAATGGCTCTCAGAGCGTTATCACATTCTGAAAGAGCTGAATGCCTTAGGTCTCGTTGTGAATGTGCCTACCGCTGAAGCAATGGCTGAACTGCAGAAAATTGCTCCAGACCTAATGCTTCAGCCAATACCTGGCGATGACTTAGCAAAACATATCGGCGTTAAACACTATCCCGTGCTCATCACTAAAACCAGTATCGAGCAATAG